A window of Chloracidobacterium sp. N contains these coding sequences:
- a CDS encoding type 4a pilus biogenesis protein PilO, translating to MLDRIPLWAQILIIILGVLVVCFLIDLTLFSDVRAQAEKDEKEAQKLDAEVRELENVRVQLNDYKKKIEEYMRDLQAYRANIPEEVRLSETLAQLQRIAQARSAVVREFRPGNVQKRGFYYEKPVSIKAGTTYDQIGQLFADIAALQRIVRVSDVEIRQASAQTPKLTIEASYQLTTFFASEKDILGTEDEPK from the coding sequence ATGCTTGATCGCATTCCTTTGTGGGCGCAAATCCTCATCATCATTTTGGGGGTTCTCGTGGTGTGCTTCCTCATTGACCTCACCCTGTTTAGTGACGTGCGAGCCCAGGCCGAGAAGGATGAGAAGGAAGCACAAAAACTGGATGCTGAAGTCCGCGAGCTGGAAAATGTCCGCGTGCAGCTCAACGACTACAAGAAAAAGATCGAAGAATACATGCGTGACCTGCAGGCGTATCGGGCCAACATCCCCGAAGAGGTGCGCCTGTCTGAAACCCTGGCACAGCTACAGCGAATCGCGCAGGCGCGTTCGGCGGTCGTCCGTGAATTCCGTCCCGGTAACGTTCAGAAGCGAGGCTTCTATTATGAGAAGCCGGTCAGTATCAAAGCCGGTACAACGTACGACCAGATTGGCCAGCTTTTTGCCGACATTGCAGCGCTCCAGCGCATCGTCCGGGTGTCGGATGTGGAAATCCGGCAGGCCAGCGCCCAGACACCGAAGCTGACCATCGAGGCCAGCTACCAGCTCACGACGTTTTTTGCTTCGGAGAAGGACATTCTGGGGACTGAGGATGAGCCGAAGTAG